AATAAGGCTTTTAACCACACTTTGCTGGGTcctctgtctttatttttcacctCTTTATTACAGTTTTAATTCCACAACACATTCTTGTGATGTGTTTGTTCTTAGCTGAGCGCAATTTTGTTACTCAGTCTGTGGAAAAAAACTTGCTCCAAGTGGTGATCTACAAGAGCTTGGCTTCTTGGCCCATGTACCCTATCAGCTAACTTCTACAGACTGTGCTTTGCATGTGTTGCTGAGAGCTGATAGTGTTTCCACAAGGCGTTTTAGCTTGGCTGACTAGCTGTGGCACTGCCTAAGTTAGAACTgcattcacagaatcccagaattgccagggttggaagggacctctggagatcacccaGTTcagcccccctgccaaggcagggccacctagagcaggttacacaggaacgtATCCAGGTGgattttgaatgtctccagaagGGAGATGCCACAACCAACCCTcttgggcagcctgctccagtgctctgcACCCTCAATCTAAAGTTcttcatgttgaggtgaaacttcacGTGtcttagtttatggccattgctcctcatcctgttgctgggcaccactgaaaagagtctggcaccatcctgcTGGCACGTGCCTTGtagatatttatatgcatttatGAGATCCGCTCTCAGTCTTCTCTAGACTGAACAGGTCTAGCTCCTGCAGTCGCTCTCATAAAAGAGATGCTCCAGAACCCTAATAATTCCCTAGAGTTGGTAAAGCCGTTGCCATTGCCATCCTGTAGAGTTTCAGTGACTTTGACTAATATAACTAGTGGCCAAACAAGATGCAGTCCAATTCTGGTTCAGGAGGAGGTGGCGTAAGTTATTCAGACAGTAACCATTTTTCTTAGAAGAAGTAATTTGTTTGGGTTGCTGTACTGAATGGCTGAATTGTACAGAGTTACTGCAAATgcataggaaaaagaaaagagtgagAAAGGATTTCCATCTGTCTTacaatggttttgtttgttttcaaatggcAGATGCTTTCTTTACCTGTCGAAAGAATGTGCTTCTGGCGAAGAGCACGTCCACCCAGATAGAAGACGTCTTTACTGCGAGCAGAGGAAGGTCGGTCCCAGAAGAACAAGAAGCCCTTCTTCAGCAGTGGCTGGAAGAAGGAGCAGGGAATTTGCCAGCCACTGAGAGTGCTCCATCAGTGGCAAAAGTATCAGTTACGCTCACTAGTGACTGGTTAGAAGGTTCAGAACTATTGATGACTAGCCTCAGTGATCTGAATTCAGCTCCAGAAGTCACCCAGTGTGCTGGTGACCATCTCATAGAGCTACATGCCTTGGCCTCTTTGGAACCACAAGACCATGCAGTGGCTGAACTGGCAGAATTGCCAACAGAGGAAACAGTGGCTGTAGCAGGCAGTGCCCCTTCAGCAGCTGTGGTGCCACAGAGGGATCCCCAGACAGCTGGCTGTGCCGCTGTCAGTGTAGAACTGCAGAATGAAGacccagctgtgctggcttGGAGTTTAGTGTGTAATGAAGAGACGGTGCCAACGGAGCCGCACGCCTGGCCCATTCAGGATGTGGTacaattttcttctctccctacAGAGGTACCCTACCATGGTCAGTAGTAACAGCTCTGAATCTAATGTTTGGGTTGGGATTTAGGTTTGTAGTGAATGCGGCCAGGTTATTGTGTCTGGGCTTGCTGTCAGTAAGACACTGGTTGTATCTGTCCATGCAGAATTGACAGGATCTGCTAGTGAAAGCTGCAAAGTGAGTTTTTGCTGAGGGAGGGCTGGTCACAGCTAGTAGTCTCAGTGCCTTAAGACCATCTGGTCTGAACATCAATATATGTTAATTTTCCAGGAACTGTtccaaaatgctggttttgtaaTATAAAAAGCACCCAAAACCTGGTTGAGTGCTTCATTATGCTTGACTCTGGTCTTCTGTTATGCTACCCCCGTTGACAGTCATCCAAGGGCATCCTAAAAGAGCACCTGAGAAACAGAGTGGGTGAGGGTTTGCACAGAGGCTAGAGGACCCTAGTTTAGAGGAAGAGAATGGCTATTTTCTGGGTCCCAGGGTAAGAAAGGTATCAGTAGGGCACCCAGCGTGGCTGTAACTTGGCTTTTTGTCTCTTGCATACAGAGGTTTTATGGAGAGACTGGGAAGATCTTTCTGTCAAGCCATGTGAGCTAGAGCAGGTCTCAAAAAACGCTCCTCTCTTTGAATTTCGAGTCATGTCTTACAACATCCTTGCCCAGGACCTGGTGGAGCAGAGCCTTGATCTCTATCAACACTGTCATCCAGACATCCTGAACTGGAACTACCGCTTTCCAAACCTTTTGCAGGAAATCCAGCACTGGGATCCTGATGTGAGTATGACTGAGCCTTTTCTACATCAGTGTCACCAGAATTTGAATTCCTTGTGTGGTctaacagcattaaaaaatgaaaagaatggCGTGAAAGTCCTTGGAAAATACAGCCTGCTTGATAACTGAACACTGATTCCTCCATTCCTCTGAGCGTCTTTGAGAGGCCTTGtgcatctgtttttttttttaatgtttattctgcTTTGATTGTGTTACTGTAGAAGCTAGTTGTACTTTGATATTAGAGCTTGacttctttaaaagcagaagtagAGGAAGAGATAATGTGTGTTGCAAGAGGAAAGGACCAGGTTTAtaaggcagcacaggaggggaAGCCTGCATAAAGGGACTTCATGTCTTTCTCTGTTCCTTGAGTCCTCTTTGTGTAACGAAGATCTTCTGCCTCGCCACTGGAAAACTGAATGATAAGCTAATGTGACCCAGAAAATTATTGTTCTCTATCTGGAAAGTACAGGACAGAGTTGCAGCGATCACCTTTCTGGTTGTAGGGTTGGTATGTGAGTGCACTTTTCcgctttcttccttccccagagCAAGGTAACTAGCAAATACTGGTGGAGTGAGTGAGGTCTCTGCCTTCCTTCTAGGTTCTGTGTCTCCAGGAGGTGCAAGAGAACCATTACTGGGAGCAGCTAGAACCAACATTTAAGGGGATGGGTATGTCCTGCTTTTGTGTGTCTGTACCTCTAGCTCATGGAACTGGCCAAGTAGTGCTTCCTGCCTAATGTCTTCAAAGCACTTGGTCTTGAGAGAGCTCTTTCTATTTGTTGGGTATTCTGGCTTTACTGAGCTGTCTGCCTAGACCTTTACACTTTCTTTTGTAATTGATCTTTCTCAGAGTTGACAGAGTAACAAAGCTGACAGACTTGTAGAAGGACAAGGAAAGAGACAATATCCTCAATGATAAACTGTGATTATTGGGACAGAATTGGGTGTAATGCTGAACCCAAAAGCAGTAGGAACCTCTTCTGCTACGCAGACTTGCTGAACTCCCTAGCTCATGGGGGGAGCCTGAGGTAGTGACTGGAATAACTTTTTAACAGGTGATGGTTTCTTTTCAGGCTTCACATGCTTTTATAAGCGGAGAACTGGGAAGAAGACAGATGGCTGTGCAGTGTGCTATAAGCACAGCAGGTTCCAGCTGATCAGCTTCAGCCCCATAGAATACTTCCGGCCCGGCCTGGACGTCCTCAATCGGGATAACGTGGGCTTGGTGCTGCTGTtgcagcctctgctcccagagggcCTAGATCCGAAGGCAGTCAGTCCTTTGTGTGTGGCTAACACTCATGTGTTGTTCAATCCCCGGCGGGGAGATATCAAACTGGCCCAAATGGCCTTGCTCCTAGCAGAGATTGACAAGATTGCAAAAACTACTGAAGGAAGCTACTATCCTGTCATCTTGTGTGGAGACCTGAACTCTGTACCTGATTCTCCGCTCTACAAGTTCATCCGGAATGGGGAACTTTCCTACCATGGGATGCCAGCCTGGAAGGTAGATGGCAGCCAGAACTCGGGTTGGGTAGCTCATTATTGCATGCTGCTGTAGAGAAATGCATGTAAATGTAAAGAATGCATAGCTGGATTCTTCCTCTCATGAGGAAATAGTCTGAATAATGAACTCAGTTATTCAGAAGTCTTCTCCAAttcctccagcactgctgcGGAAAGAAGAGGACAAATGTGTGTGCATTGTTTCCACCACTGCTCTTTTGGCTTCTCTTGAGGCAGACTGGGGATAATAGGCCATTTCAGGTCCTGGTTCTCCCTTAGTATGGGATTTTTGTGCCTGCATGACTGTACATGAAAGTTTAGGGGAGTACAAATCCACCAAGACTTTCTGAAGGGTTTATTACCTCTGCACCATATTGTGAACACCTTAGTTCATGCCTTTCTATGAGGCATTCTCCTGTTGCTCTTGGTAGGTGTATATACTTACATTGTCTATAGCATACAAaagttcttctctgtgttgctgaCTGTTTCTGGCCTCCATGCAGGTGTCTGGTCAGGAAGACTTTTCCCAACAGTTGTATTCACGGAAAATGCTGGCTCCACTGTGGCCAAGCTCCTTGGGTGTAACAGACAACTGCCAGTATGTCACCCTGTGCCAGCCAAAGAAACAAGGTGAGCTCTGGTGTGCACTGAGTACATAAGTTTACTGAGGATGGACAGTTCGTGGGCCTTGCTGTCTCAGTAGCTTAGGCATATGTTGCATGAGGCACTCAGCAAAGATTCTCTTCTTCTGTCAATTTCCTTGGTATGTGagttaaatttaatttttctggggtctgtTGCTGTAGCCCcatttctgccattttctttctctagtcAAGAGCTGAACGTTCTCCTACCAGTAACCATTGCTCTGTGTATGTCTTTCATATTCCCAGACTTACACTTTTGTGCAGTTGCAAACCATGTTCAGCTGCAGGTGTTTGTGGGAGTGGTTCTGGGCAGTATTTGCACACCACTATTAGGAAATCATTCCAAAGGGCCCATTTACAATCATGGCTATTCTCTACTGTCATCAgggttaaaaataaagaaggagCCCACACTAAATAGCTTTTATTGGAATCTTGAATGTAGAACTTCTATTGAGCCTGAGCTCTGgaattgttttttcatttttggcgGACATTTCCTTGAGTTGTACAGTAACTCATCTGCTTGAAAGTCCCTTGAACTTGTATCTCAGAGGGGGCATCTTAATTTGTTTCACCAAGGTGCTGACTAAGACTGTTGCATTAGCTAAACGGATAGCAATGACTATGCTCTGTTCTACGTTtatgcttctgttctgttctacaTTTAGGTGGCTAAGTGATTCTCATTCTCATGGTATCAGAGTGCTTGGGCACAAAAACCTCTCTCAAATTAAAGAGGCTTAAGAGGTATAAAGACTGTGGAGGTGTCCCCCATAGATGTGACTTTGCTGcagtcattttcttctttaaattgtatttttctctgcaggCAGACGTAAGTACAGCCGGGACTTCCTGCTCCAGTTTCATTATTGCGATCTTGCCTGTGAACGACCAGCACATCTGGTCCTTTTGGAAGGTGTGACAGATGCTAAACCAGGTACTAATGGGAGACTTTCCAGCTTGTGTCTCTCCTAGCTCAGTTTTGATAAAAACATGGGGTGGAGGTAATGCCTGGTGAGaacagaggaaagcagaagggTGCCTTCTGTGGCTGTGATTACTAATGGATTCTATGAGAGTTCAGAGGAGTACAGTCTTACCACCCTCATGCACACTGACTATATTCCTTGAGATGCATTAAGATTCAGCCTCTTTTAGAGGCTGTTTGTTACAAAGTGAGATCTAGTTCTGCTGTCTCCATTTCTGTTCTGCCATTCTAAAGGCCCTTTGAGTAAGCTGTAGGCTAAGGCAAATGAACTTTCTTAGAGTGcaaaggttgaggtaccctaaGCTTCAATAATAAATGCTTCAAGGACATATTCTTGGCAGGATAGAGTGTGACTCCCTGTGGTTTGTACTGATCTGCTGTAGGATGTTCCTGTTAGTCTTAGAGCTGGGGTTTcctttgaatatttttcttcaaggtGCCTGTGGCTGGAAGCTATCTGCTCTTCTTGGGCAAAAAGATTCATTTGATGTCAGGAGAAGCTTCTCAGACTCGGGATGAGCAGCCTTTTCCAGGATCTGTGTAGGTCTGGCTGGACTCTCTTTGCTCCTTTGCAGACCGCCCTCCACACTGGCGCAAGCCTGCTGCCATGGTGAAAGACCCTGATCCTCAGCCATTCATCCCAAGGTAATTTAGTGCATCTTCAATGGCCTCACTCTTCAAGCCCGGTCTCGTTATTCTGAGAGCTGAAGGTCTGGCTGaaggaaagactgaaataaatgtgGAGGTGGAAGAGAGTATGGAGGGCTGTCTGGAAGAGCCAGATCCACCCAGGGTTGTCCCAGCAGCTGGGTGCTGTTCTGTCAGCATTGTGTTGGTGAGGTCGAGAATGAAGAGCATAGACAGGACTGGGTATTGGAGACAAAGGAAGTTCATAGTCAGCTTTGTCTTTGGTGTAAGTGGAGTGAATAATTCGGAAAGACTGTCCTTTATGCATTCACACCGTAGAAATAGTTTGGACAGTTGCATCAGCAAGGGAACATCCAATCTCAGCTGTGACTGCAGTACTGAACACTATAgcattctctttctttccttggtaAATGGTGGCTTTTCATGTGCAGGTCTTCAGGTATTATCCAGCATGGCCTCAACCTGACCTCTGTCTACAGCCACTTCCTGCCACAGAGGGGACGCCCGGAGGTCACAACGATGCCCATGGGACTTGGAAACACTGTTGATTATATCTTCTATTCAGCAGAGCCTGTGGAGAATAGGAACAGGGGGGGTGAGTGTGGCAGCGCAGGGCTTATCCCTGTGATGTTGGGAGAGGGCTGCGAGACATGCCAGAATGCAGCTCATTGTTTGGCAGTGCATTTTGCTAAGCTGGGGTGGATCTACAGAGTGTGACTTTGAAGTGGTGCACAGGAACCATTTGCTCAGGTATCATAAGAAGATACTGTTTATCtttgctgtggaaaaactgaagCTGCTTAGCTTATGTTCATATAGGCTTTTGAGGAAGCTAGAACAGAATGGATTCTGTTCTTTTGTATAAGCATTTTACTTGTGTTCCAATGCTGGGTCCTAAGTTCAAGGCTCGGACTTACGGCTTGTCTGAGACCACATACTAGCCTTAGAAGGTGGTGACTGGATACCTTACAATGGCACCACTTCTCTGCAACCTGAAACAGGAGATATGGTGATGAAAGACTGTGTGTAAATGCATCTAGGAACTCTCTCTGAGCCAGTTTGGATCATGTCAGAAGGAACTTTGGGGAAGAGGTTAGGAATGGAGAGATTAATTTGTCCTTAGGGGAGAATATGAACCTATTGCTACAACTTAGTACCAGGAAAGGAACTTTTCATATAAGCAGCTGTCTGGTGAATTGAGTTTGATCGATTCCTGTGCATACAAGTATATGAAACATTGAACAACAGCAATATAGGATGCTCACTGCTTTCATATCTAGGCACAAAGGTGCATGCAGTGTTTGTGCAGGATGTCTTTGTTCGTTAGGGAAACAACAGGAAGCATTTACAGATGTCCCTCTGTGAGTGTGCAGAGTTAATCTACAGCATCAGTCTCTGGCTGATACTTCTTTCCGTTTTCTCTGTCAGGTCGCAGGCTGTACCAGGATGGAGCCCTGAAGCTGCTTGGCCGCCTCTCCCTTCTCTCTGAAGATGTCCTGCTGATGGCGAATGGCTTACCAAATCCTTTTTGTTCATCTGATCATCTCTGCCTGCTGGCTAGCTTTGGCTTGGAGATCGCCAGCCTCAGAGAGGGTTAGTGTTGGTTCCTTTCCCTAAAGAGAAGCTCTTTTGAATATAGCAATTGAGGCTCTGGATTGCACAACCTGCTTGCAAGGAAACTATGTTCCTCATCATGCCCTAAAAGTCCCTTTCTCCCCTTACTCCCTcagaaaaagcaggaatggGATAGTTTGAGTGCTTTTTGCATTGGTATTTTGTGTGTCTCTTCAAACTTGAGCTGCGTTCCCAGTGGGCTTTCAGTTGTATTCAGGCACTGCCATCTCTTAAAGGGATCCTTGTTACACTGCTTTGTTTAGCAGATGTCTTAGAGCTGCTGGAACCACCGTAACTCCCATGTTTATTTGACCCCATGTGAGATCTTCAAGGAGCTGGGAACAAGAGGGACAGCACTGCCTACATCTGGTTAGTTAATTGGTACCAAGGATCTGGGGATGTATACACCAATATTCTGTCGCACCAAAACAATGGTTAATGTCTCAGTGATAGCTTATGAAGTATGAAGGGAAAGGCTGTGTAACTTGGAACCAGATTGTCAGTCACTTGGATTCCAGTGTACTTTTGCTAGCAGTGGCTTGGCAAATACAAACCCAATAGAACTTTACCTGTTCTTAGAGCAGATTCCCTAGATCAGCCTGACATTTTCTGCTGAGTTCTTCCGTAAGACATGAGAGCAATATTGGCAAAACCATTATTAGTTGTTCACAAATGAGGCAGGGAAATCTGATCCTGCTTCAGGTTTTTGTGGGAAGGTACGAGGAGACTTAAAATATTGTTCTCTCTTCCTGGGCTTTATTTggattatattttaaatgtcactttctttactgaaaaataaattttttctaatctaagaaaaaaacatgaactAATTGCAGCACCTTGTGTTTGTGGTAGCTAAACCCTCTGAGGACTTGCTTAACAAGGCTTTGCTGGCTGTGATGGGAAAGAGAACAAATTAGCTGCACAAGACAGTAATAATGAAGGTTGAAGATAAGAGAAGAAGTGGGCCTAACTGTTGTCTCCCAGCATATTCCCAAACCCCAGAGTTGGTTTATTTGGCATCAGGCTTGTCTTGCAAAATAGTTTGCACTCAGCaacccttcccctcctcccaaGGAAAGCAAGTACTGCCCACCTGTTACAGCTCACTTCTGCAAACTGTACTGAAACAAGGTGTGTATGTGTGGGATCGTGTTCTGTGCCCATATATGACTGTGTGAGGactgccttttcccttcttgCTCCTGACAGATGTTGGTGATTTTCCTGGTGATTCGTGGATGGCTTTTGCCAGGCCACAGTCTATATTAGTGAACAACAATCTAGGGGTGAATAAGATTTGTTTGCCTTTAATGTCACAGGTAAAGGTTCTGGTGTGGCACTTGTGTTTTGTACATGGGGAGGTATGCAGAGCTGTGTATTTCTATGGCTCTGCTTATCTGACAGCTGCACTAATTTCTGCAAGTACTCTTATTCTGATTTGTAATTGATTGCATTTGtaaagggaggggaggaaagggaaatcaGTGAACTGAGATCTTAATTTTCTGCCAGGCTTGAGAAGAGGTTGCCAGAAAGAAGCCTGATTGCAGATAACTCCCACCAGCTGTTAGCATTGTAATAGGAAACTTGGAAGACACTAAAGgtttaaaaccaaccaaccaaccaaccaaccaaccaaaagcaaaccaaaacccactgTGACACATAGTATTGGCACTTACAACTTTGGCTATCTGCTTCAGCTGTAATTGCTGGCTAGGTCTGACAGTGAATTGATTAAGGGTTTTGTGAAGGCAGCCCTCCTGCTTCCCACCTGTTGAGACCCATACGGAGTACGCCATCAGATGAACTGGTTGCCACTGCACTGGCCAAAGCACCCTGTCAGTTCTGTGAAATAACTGGACATGATAGCAGCTGTGCTTCAACATCAGAAgtgctttttccattttatttaaacCAAAGACTCAACTTTTGTTTTGGTAACTTGCATGAAGGCATGCATAAAAACTCAGGGAGGT
The Lathamus discolor isolate bLatDis1 chromosome 6, bLatDis1.hap1, whole genome shotgun sequence DNA segment above includes these coding regions:
- the ANGEL1 gene encoding protein angel homolog 1 isoform X1: MIGTVLCYVLLPAARLLRALRDAFFTCRKNVLLAKSTSTQIEDVFTASRGRSVPEEQEALLQQWLEEGAGNLPATESAPSVAKVSVTLTSDWLEGSELLMTSLSDLNSAPEVTQCAGDHLIELHALASLEPQDHAVAELAELPTEETVAVAGSAPSAAVVPQRDPQTAGCAAVSVELQNEDPAVLAWSLVCNEETVPTEPHAWPIQDVVQFSSLPTEVPYHEVLWRDWEDLSVKPCELEQVSKNAPLFEFRVMSYNILAQDLVEQSLDLYQHCHPDILNWNYRFPNLLQEIQHWDPDVLCLQEVQENHYWEQLEPTFKGMGFTCFYKRRTGKKTDGCAVCYKHSRFQLISFSPIEYFRPGLDVLNRDNVGLVLLLQPLLPEGLDPKAVSPLCVANTHVLFNPRRGDIKLAQMALLLAEIDKIAKTTEGSYYPVILCGDLNSVPDSPLYKFIRNGELSYHGMPAWKVSGQEDFSQQLYSRKMLAPLWPSSLGVTDNCQYVTLCQPKKQGRRKYSRDFLLQFHYCDLACERPAHLVLLEGVTDAKPDRPPHWRKPAAMVKDPDPQPFIPRSSGIIQHGLNLTSVYSHFLPQRGRPEVTTMPMGLGNTVDYIFYSAEPVENRNRGGRRLYQDGALKLLGRLSLLSEDVLLMANGLPNPFCSSDHLCLLASFGLEIASLREDCCM
- the ANGEL1 gene encoding protein angel homolog 1 isoform X2; the encoded protein is MIGTVLCYVLLPAARLLRALRDAFFTCRKNVLLAKSTSTQIEDVFTASRGRSVPEEQEALLQQWLEEGAGNLPATESAPSVAKVSVTLTSDWLEGSELLMTSLSDLNSAPEVTQCAGDHLIELHALASLEPQDHAVAELAELPTEETVAVAGSAPSAAVVPQRDPQTAGCAAVSVELQNEDPAVLAWSLVCNEETVPTEPHAWPIQDVVQFSSLPTEVPYHEVLWRDWEDLSVKPCELEQVSKNAPLFEFRVMSYNILAQDLVEQSLDLYQHCHPDILNWNYRFPNLLQEIQHWDPDVLCLQEVQENHYWEQLEPTFKGMGFTCFYKRRTGKKTDGCAVCYKHSRFQLISFSPIEYFRPGLDVLNRDNVGLVLLLQPLLPEGLDPKAVSPLCVANTHVLFNPRRGDIKLAQMALLLAEIDKIAKTTEGSYYPVILCGDLNSVPDSPLYKFIRNGELSYHGMPAWKVSGQEDFSQQLYSRKMLAPLWPSSLGVTDNCQYVTLCQPKKQGRRKYSRDFLLQFHYCDLACERPAHLVLLEGVTDAKPDRPPHWRKPAAMVKDPDPQPFIPRSSGIIQHGLNLTSVYSHFLPQRGRPEVTTMPMGLGNTVDYIFYSAEPVENRNRGGRRLYQDGALKLLGRLSLLSEDVLLMANGLPNPFCSSDHLCLLASFGLEIASLREVN
- the ANGEL1 gene encoding protein angel homolog 1 isoform X3, which produces MTSLSDLNSAPEVTQCAGDHLIELHALASLEPQDHAVAELAELPTEETVAVAGSAPSAAVVPQRDPQTAGCAAVSVELQNEDPAVLAWSLVCNEETVPTEPHAWPIQDVVQFSSLPTEVPYHEVLWRDWEDLSVKPCELEQVSKNAPLFEFRVMSYNILAQDLVEQSLDLYQHCHPDILNWNYRFPNLLQEIQHWDPDVLCLQEVQENHYWEQLEPTFKGMGFTCFYKRRTGKKTDGCAVCYKHSRFQLISFSPIEYFRPGLDVLNRDNVGLVLLLQPLLPEGLDPKAVSPLCVANTHVLFNPRRGDIKLAQMALLLAEIDKIAKTTEGSYYPVILCGDLNSVPDSPLYKFIRNGELSYHGMPAWKVSGQEDFSQQLYSRKMLAPLWPSSLGVTDNCQYVTLCQPKKQGRRKYSRDFLLQFHYCDLACERPAHLVLLEGVTDAKPDRPPHWRKPAAMVKDPDPQPFIPRSSGIIQHGLNLTSVYSHFLPQRGRPEVTTMPMGLGNTVDYIFYSAEPVENRNRGGRRLYQDGALKLLGRLSLLSEDVLLMANGLPNPFCSSDHLCLLASFGLEIASLREDCCM